One segment of Deltaproteobacteria bacterium CG11_big_fil_rev_8_21_14_0_20_49_13 DNA contains the following:
- a CDS encoding 4-hydroxy-2-oxovalerate aldolase gives MAGRKINIIDVTVRDGSYAVAFKFTAGNVKDIVKKLQKIGVEWVEIGHGVGFGAGKAGMPCETSDEEQIKAARAALKGAKKPLKLGVIGSPPIFRLEDLKLVAKQLDFVRLACNVVFPETLKYLIPACKKMGLKVFAQIMRSTSIAPKSVSVAAKKLAEYGADVIYVVDTAGCLVPSLVPEYIGYAKEASKRPVGFHAHNNLGLAVANTLAAIESGADFVDASLHGVGRGSGNVPLEILALLLKKAGYKCPFNERVLLDAADEIYLKLLQYFPDAPASEAYLAYKERDFFPFTLLEIIAKEIKVPMYDIIDQLAKFPAGRDITLDQVGDILAKLGHDENDVFKRIGLLPPI, from the coding sequence ATGGCAGGCAGAAAGATAAACATAATAGACGTAACGGTAAGGGACGGCTCCTACGCCGTGGCGTTCAAGTTCACGGCAGGGAACGTCAAGGACATTGTAAAAAAGCTGCAAAAGATAGGCGTTGAATGGGTCGAAATAGGCCACGGCGTCGGCTTCGGCGCCGGCAAGGCGGGAATGCCCTGCGAGACCTCGGACGAAGAACAGATCAAGGCGGCAAGGGCGGCCCTCAAAGGGGCCAAGAAACCTCTGAAGCTCGGCGTGATAGGAAGTCCTCCCATATTCAGGTTAGAGGACCTGAAGCTGGTGGCAAAGCAGCTCGATTTTGTAAGGCTCGCCTGCAACGTGGTATTTCCCGAAACGCTCAAATACCTGATCCCCGCATGCAAAAAAATGGGGCTCAAGGTCTTTGCGCAGATAATGCGCTCGACAAGTATCGCTCCAAAAAGCGTCTCCGTTGCCGCAAAAAAGCTCGCGGAGTACGGCGCCGACGTTATATATGTGGTCGACACCGCGGGCTGTCTGGTGCCTTCCCTCGTTCCGGAATATATCGGCTACGCCAAAGAGGCGTCTAAAAGACCGGTCGGTTTTCACGCGCACAACAACTTAGGACTTGCTGTAGCTAACACCCTGGCCGCCATCGAATCCGGGGCCGACTTTGTGGACGCAAGCCTTCACGGTGTGGGGCGCGGAAGCGGCAACGTCCCTCTGGAGATCCTTGCCCTCCTCCTTAAAAAAGCTGGTTACAAATGTCCTTTCAACGAAAGGGTCCTTCTTGACGCCGCCGACGAAATATATCTAAAGCTCCTTCAATATTTCCCCGACGCACCCGCAAGCGAGGCGTACCTTGCCTACAAAGAAAGGGATTTCTTTCCGTTCACGCTGCTTGAGATAATAGCGAAGGAGATAAAGGTCCCCATGTACGACATAATCGACCAGCTGGCAAAGTTTCCCGCCGGCAGGGACATCACGCTGGACCAGGTGGGGGATATTCTCGCAAAACTGGGACACGACGAGAACGACGTGTTCAAGAGGATAGGTCTTCTTCCGCCAATTTAA